The window TCGGCAAGGTCAGCGAAGAGCGAGAGCATCTCGCGCAGTGCCTCGGCATTCTCGCCGGCGCCACGCTGGACGAGGCCGAGATGGTTGAGGCTGAGCATGTTGATCAGCCGCCAGGCAACCACGCCCGTGCTCGCCATCTCGGAACGCAGCCTGAGCTGCGAGACGATCGGCTCGCGCGGCGGGGTTGGCCCAGCGAGGCAGGTCACGTCGAGCACGACATTGTCGATCAGGCGGAAATCGGCCCCACCAGTGCCGGTTGGCAGATGCTCGGTGAGGTGTCGGTTGGAGCACAGAGCCCGGACGCTGAGCTCGGCGACAGAGGCGGCATCGGAGACCGTCGCCGGCTCGTAGAGCGAGATGAAGATCTCGGTGCCAGTATAGTCGGACGCCCTGCCCTCGCGCCGCTCGGCCGTCGAGCGGCGGCGCGGCAAGCGCCGGTGCGTATAGAGCAGGCCCTGCGTCGGCGAGGCGCCATCCGGCGAGGAATAGAGTGGGTGGACCGGCTGCTTGTCCCGCCCCCCGGTATAGTGCGCATAGACCTCGAGGATCGAATGCGGCTCATAATCGAGCATGCGGCTGCGATCGGGCACGACATGATATTCGTGCTCGTTCTTGCGAACCGGGATGCGGTCGGTGGTCTTCTCGAACAGGTTCACCGCCGGGGCGGCATAGAGTGCGAACATCTGGCGCTGCACCGCAGCCGGCAGGCGCGTGTTGACCTCGTCGAAGACAAAGATCACGTCGACCGTCTTGGCCTTGAGCCGCGACATCACCTTGTCGAGACCGGCCAGCTTGAAGCCGAGGAATTTGCGCGGAAACCAGAACTGCTCACGCAGTAGGTCGAATCCGCGGAAAATCCGCGTGTCGGCCGGCAGCAACGCGTCGTCCTCATCGAAGCCGATCTGTTCGACCGAGCATTCCGCGCCCGACAGCACGACAGGATCGCCGAACTCGTCGAGGTAGCGAAAATAGACGCCGAGGCGGTCACCGAAGATCTGCTCGTAGAGTGCGATCGCGTCCGCCTCGGTGCCGAGAAGATGGATTGTGAGTTCGCGGGTCTTGCAGCCGGCGAACCAGCTCGCCGGTTGCTTCTTGGCCTCCTCCGGCGACGGCTCCTCCGTCGGGTCGGCGGCAACGCGGTGCGTCAGCGACAGGCGCAGGCCCGAGAGTACCCGCCCGTCGGCTGGTAGCCCTAGCGCCTGCAGCGGCCCCGGCGCCGCGATGTACTCGGCGGAGGCGACGTCAAACGGCCAGAGCGTCACGGCCGAGCCAAGCCGATAGCGGCAGGCGACCCGCCGGTCGCGCTCGACGTAAGTTGCGTCGAGATAAGAGCCGCGCGGCACCTCGACACCGTCGCGCAGGGCCGGGTCGCCGTAGATCGGCGCAATTCCGGCGAGAAGGGCCGATGGGGTTGGCGCGAGGTAATTCGGGATGAGCTGCTCAAGTAGATTGTTGGTGAATTCCGGGAATTCGTGCTTGAGCTTGAGCTGGACTCGCGCGGCGAGGAAGGCAGCGCCTTCGAGCAAGCCGGCGACCATCGGGTCCATGCGCTCGCCGACCAGTCCGCCGAGCCGTTCGGCGATCCCGGGATATTCCTCGGCAAACTCTTTCGTATGCTCGGTGAAGAGCCGGAGTTCGCGATTGTAGAAGTCGAGGAATTCCTGGTTCATGAGGCGTTATCTATTCTTGATCGCGATCTTGCCGGTATCGAGCTCGACATCGGCGACGAACTGTACCGGAATGTTGAGCGGCTCGCAGTTGAGATCGGCGCGCACGACGAAGCGGATCTTCAACTCCGCCTTGTCGAGCCCCTCGTCGCGCTCGACCACGATCGACTGCTTCAGCAAGCGCGGCTCGTAGGCGAGCAGGACCTGGGCAAGTTCGTCCTTGATCGCGCCGACCCGGTATTCGTCGATCGACTTGTTCTGGATATCGGGAAAGCCGTGGTTGAGCACGGAGCGGCGTACATGCTCGTGGCGCGACAGATCAGTGGACGAGCCGAAATTGATCGTGTTGACCAGGGCCTCGAGATCAAGCGCGATTTCCTGGCGGAGCTTGCTTTCGGTGATCGCGGCCCGCGGCGCGGCGCGGCGGCCGGCCACCACCCGCTCGCCACCAGCGTCACGCAAGTCGAGATGGACCTTGGCGTCCTTGCTGCGATGCGCCTCACGGAAGGCGAACATCAGCGGCGGACGCAACCGGTTCTTCGCCTTGGGGTCAACCATATGCGCATTCCCGAACGCGGTTACTCAAAGCGATGGACTCCCGGCGATCGCTGCCATGATCGCCAGGAGCCCGCTCGAAGCCGAATACTGCGCCGGCCAGGCCCGTTGAAGCGAGCCCGGCCGCAGCAGCATCTTACTCCTTGTTTTCCTTGAGGTTCCAGGTTCCGGTCGAGGTCGCGCCGAGCGAACCGTCCTTGTTCTGGACCTTGTACTCGAACTTGATCTTGGAGAAGTTCAGCGAGAACTGGTCGGTCGGAACCGGGTTTCCGCCGGTCGAGTCGCCGGACTGATAGCTCGACACCAGCAGGTCCTCGAGCGTGACCTTGTAGAACTCCTGCTGCTCCTTGCCCTGCTTGCGGACAAAGAGGACAGCCTTCTTGATGTGGTCGCCGGTGGCGCACTTCAACATCAGCACCGGCGAAGCCTTGCTGACATTGGCAGTGCAGTGCAGGTCCTGGTAGCTGGCCTTGCCGGCGCCGCCGCCATGTCCGGCTGCGTGTGTGCCGGAGTTGCTGACGCCCCAGGAGAAGGATTCGATTTCGATCGTCTCCTTGTGCTTGGAATCCTGGCTCTCGCCTTTGACGCCGTCGATCTCTAAGAGAAAGTCGCTTGCCATGGTGCTCTCCAATGGTTGGCTGTTTCAGGGTGATTTGGGCATAGAACTCGCGTCGCCTGGAGAGCTCCCCCCATGCGTCGCCACTCTCCCTGCGCGGCAAGCGCAGGGCCAACTATCGTCCTGGATGTCCTGCGCGCTGGCGGCGCGCCCGGGCCTCAGGTCTTGGGCGCCGGCAGGCGCGAGACGAGGCTCAGACCGATATCCATGCCCTCGAGCTGGAAATGCGGCCGGAGGTAGAACTTGGCCGAATAATAGCCGGGGTTCTCCTCG is drawn from Bosea sp. Tri-49 and contains these coding sequences:
- a CDS encoding type VI secretion system baseplate subunit TssE translates to MVDPKAKNRLRPPLMFAFREAHRSKDAKVHLDLRDAGGERVVAGRRAAPRAAITESKLRQEIALDLEALVNTINFGSSTDLSRHEHVRRSVLNHGFPDIQNKSIDEYRVGAIKDELAQVLLAYEPRLLKQSIVVERDEGLDKAELKIRFVVRADLNCEPLNIPVQFVADVELDTGKIAIKNR
- a CDS encoding Hcp family type VI secretion system effector; the protein is MASDFLLEIDGVKGESQDSKHKETIEIESFSWGVSNSGTHAAGHGGGAGKASYQDLHCTANVSKASPVLMLKCATGDHIKKAVLFVRKQGKEQQEFYKVTLEDLLVSSYQSGDSTGGNPVPTDQFSLNFSKIKFEYKVQNKDGSLGATSTGTWNLKENKE
- the tssF gene encoding type VI secretion system baseplate subunit TssF is translated as MNQEFLDFYNRELRLFTEHTKEFAEEYPGIAERLGGLVGERMDPMVAGLLEGAAFLAARVQLKLKHEFPEFTNNLLEQLIPNYLAPTPSALLAGIAPIYGDPALRDGVEVPRGSYLDATYVERDRRVACRYRLGSAVTLWPFDVASAEYIAAPGPLQALGLPADGRVLSGLRLSLTHRVAADPTEEPSPEEAKKQPASWFAGCKTRELTIHLLGTEADAIALYEQIFGDRLGVYFRYLDEFGDPVVLSGAECSVEQIGFDEDDALLPADTRIFRGFDLLREQFWFPRKFLGFKLAGLDKVMSRLKAKTVDVIFVFDEVNTRLPAAVQRQMFALYAAPAVNLFEKTTDRIPVRKNEHEYHVVPDRSRMLDYEPHSILEVYAHYTGGRDKQPVHPLYSSPDGASPTQGLLYTHRRLPRRRSTAERREGRASDYTGTEIFISLYEPATVSDAASVAELSVRALCSNRHLTEHLPTGTGGADFRLIDNVVLDVTCLAGPTPPREPIVSQLRLRSEMASTGVVAWRLINMLSLNHLGLVQRGAGENAEALREMLSLFADLADSATERRIRGIKSVDSRPVIRRFPQRAGTGAARGLEITVLLDEKAFEGSGVFLLGAVLDRFFAEYAAMNHFTQTVIRTVERGEVMRGPPRAGTRRIL